The following nucleotide sequence is from Apium graveolens cultivar Ventura chromosome 4, ASM990537v1, whole genome shotgun sequence.
GTCAAATTTGGAAGGTGATCAAGTTTCATGTGATCAGTGTCTCCTCTAGCTTCAATTTTATACTGGGATGAACTACAATCATCGCCCTACGAGCTATAACTTTTATCTCCCACTTAAAAATGAAGTTCCCCAAAGACTTTGGTGTACGATAAATGACCGGAGACCAGGCAACAGCAAGACAATGCTATTTAACTATAGTTTCTCCAAAGAAAAAGGCAGAAGAGGAACTAGGAGTCAACCAAGTGCTTGACATCGACCCCGAGAGTTAATCGACACACCCACAAGCAACTCTTGCCCTCCTATTGAAGAAACTGAAGAGGTAGAAGTATTTGAAGGAAACCCTGAAAAAACTACAAGAATTGGAAAAAATCTCCCTGAACTTTTAAAGAAAGATATCACGAACCTCATCCGAGAGTTCTCCGATATTTTCTCCTGGGACCCCAAGGACATGCCTGGGATCCCGGAGGTCATCGCTCGACATTCACTACATATCCGCAAAAGCATCAAACCAGTAAGACAGAAACACCGAACATTCTCTGCCGAGAAAAGAGCAGTCATCGACCAAGAGATTGACAAGTTACTCGAAGCCGATATCATTGAACCTGGTACAATTCCCTACATGGATCTCGAATGTGGTCTTGGCCAAGAAAaataatggaaagtggaggatgtgcatcGATTACTCGGATGTGAATAGGGCTTGCCCCAAAGATTTTTACCCTCTGCCGAACATCGACCAACTCATTGATGCGACAACGAGAAATGAACTCTTGTCTTCAGggtacaatcagattaagatgaaCTCCCAAGATTGGCAGCAAATTGCATTCATCACGCACAGAGGGGTCTTTCGATACCGAATAATGCCTTTCGATGTAATTAATGCGGGGCCCACATTTCAACAAATAATGGATAAGATATTTGCCTCACAGATCGGGAGAAATATGCTAATCTACATCGACGACATGATTACAAAATCGAAGGTTTCCTCTGATCATGTGTCCGGCATTCGTGAAACATTCGAGAATGTGAGAAATAATAATATGCGGCTAAACCCTGCCAAGTGCTCGTTCGGTCTCACCGCGGGTAAATTCCTTGGATTTTTGGTCACCCAAAGAGGTATTGAAGCAGATCCATCACAGAAAAAAGCAATCTTGGAAATGGAGAAACTAAGATCCGTTAAGGACTTGCAAAAACTGACTGGATGTATCGCCGCACTTCGAAGGTTTATTCCCCAGTCATCAAAAAGATGCATCCCATTTTTCTGAACAATGAAGAAAGCTTCCAAATTCTCGCATTTTGAATGGAACGATGATTGTGAAAAGAGTTTCTCTGAGTTAAAAATATTCTTAACAAATCCACCCATCCTCACTCGGCCTATACCAGGCGATTCATTGCGTGTGTACCTCTCAGCTTCCGATGAAACCGTCGCGGCATTCTTAGTTCGGTTTGGCAAAGGAAAAGAAGTCCTGGTGTACTACATTAGCCACTCACTACGAGATGCGGAAACAAGATATCCATAGGTCGAGAAGCTAGTCTACGCCCTAGTCGTCGCCAGCCGAAAATTGTGATACTACTTCCAAGCGAGGGAAATTCATGTGCTCACGAATCAACCTCTTAAGAGAATCCTGCATAAACCCGACATGACGGGCAGACTCGCTGCTTGGACCATCGAGCTGAGCCTATTTTACATCGAATATAAACCTCGAACTGCGATCAAAACTCAAGTTCTCTCAGATTTTGTTGCTGAATGGCAATACAAAGCCAAAGGGCACAAATCCGACGAAGACCAGTTAAGGCCATGGCTACTGTTTATGGACGGATCTTCGATCGCCGACTCAGGAGGAGCAGGAATAATCTTAATCAGCCTGGAAGGATTCAAGATCCATCAAACCCTCAAATTCAAATTCCCAGCTACAAACAACGTAGCCGAATACGAGGCACTGATCGCAGGCTTGAAGCTGGCAGCGGATCTCGAGGCTGAAATCATTGATATATTCAGAGATTCTCAACCGGTTTCCCAACAAATAAGCGGAGAGTTCAAAGCACATAATGAGAGAATGGCTCAATACCTTGCACGGACACAAGAGCTACTTAAAAAATTCCCTTCATGGAAACTCTCGAATGTTGATAGAGAGGAAAATCAGTGGCAGGCTCCCTTTCCAAGTTAGCATCCTCTAATCTACCTGTTAATCTTAACCCAATATATGTCGATGTCCTAACGTCTCCAGCCATCGATGAACTATTCATTAATCAGATTCAGAATAGCTTTGACTGACAAAAACCATTCCTCGACTATATCCTCGAGAACAAACTCCCCGAGTAAAAGAATGAAGCCCGTCCAATCATGTTTAAGGCAAGAAACTATTGTGTTATTGGCTCATCGTTGTATCATCGCGCATTATCTGAACCGCTGCTCCGCTGCTTGAGCTCGGAGGAAGCCCATTAAGCGATGATCGAGGTACACACTGGAATCTGCGGTGAACACCTCGGAGGAAAGAATCTGGCTCTTAAAATCAGCAGACAGGGACTATACTGGCCCACAATCCGCAAAGATTGTAAGGAATAGGTTAGAAAGTGTCAAGCATATCAGCTACATGGGAATGTAAGCCATCGACCCACGATTGAGCTCAACTCGATACTCGCTCCATGCCCCTTTTTTCCAGTGGGGGATAGATATTGTAGGGCCCTTTCCAAAATCCAAAAACCAGCGCCAATACATAGTGGCCGTGGTGGATTACGCAACCAAGTGGGTCGAAGCGAAGCCCCTTTCTAAGATCAGAGAGAAAGAGATGATTGAGTTCTTCATGGAGTATGTTATATTTCGGTTTGGAATCCCAAGGATTTTAGTTTTCGATAATGGCACACAATTTGTGGGAGCTCAGTTTGAGAGAGCTCTAGAGGAACTAAAAATCCAATACATCAAGGCCTCAGTTACATACCTACAGGCCATGGGCTCGCAGAAGTAACGAATAGAACCATTCTACAaagcctaaagaaaagaattgaAGAAACCCCCCGTTGCTGGGTTGATGAACTCCCGAACGTGTTATGGTCCTACAGGATGACACCTCGAAGTGCAACAGGTGAAACTCCATTCTGCCTCCATATGGCGTCGATGTCGT
It contains:
- the LOC141719019 gene encoding uncharacterized protein LOC141719019; its protein translation is MTGRLAAWTIELSLFYIEYKPRTAIKTQVLSDFVAEWQYKAKGHKSDEDQLRPWLLFMDGSSIADSGGAGIILISLEGFKIHQTLKFKFPATNNVAEYEALIAGLKLAADLEAEIIDIFRDSQPVSQQISGEFKAHNERMAQYLARTQELLKKFPSWKLSNVDREENQWQAPFPS